From Pulveribacter suum, a single genomic window includes:
- a CDS encoding PLP-dependent cysteine synthase family protein, with the protein MTHPPPWLPTAIARIEADYQRSADTHLIPLPLPAYAAAGIDLYLKDESTHPTGSLKHRLARSLFLYALCNGWVHEGSTIVEASSGSTAVSEAYFARLLGLPFVAVMPRSTSAEKVAQIEFYGGRCHFVDHAGEVYDAAQRIADETGGHYMDQFTYAERATDWRGNNNIAESMFTQMQRERHPIPRWIVVGAGTGGTSATIGRYVRFQMYETQLCVADPAGSVFSAYHRTGDKSLTAPGSRIEGIGRPRVEASFIRTLVDRMEEVPDGDSIAAMRALSQILGRRVGPSTGTNFVAMLGIAREMRDAGQQGSILSLLCDAGERYLATYYDDAWVARHVGVCDDTSSRVNALLA; encoded by the coding sequence ATGACTCACCCCCCCCCCTGGCTCCCTACCGCCATCGCCCGCATCGAAGCCGACTATCAACGCAGCGCCGACACCCACCTCATCCCCCTGCCCCTGCCCGCCTACGCCGCCGCCGGCATCGACCTGTACCTGAAGGACGAGTCCACCCACCCCACCGGCAGCCTCAAGCACCGGCTGGCGCGCTCGCTGTTTCTCTACGCGCTGTGCAACGGCTGGGTGCACGAGGGCTCGACCATCGTCGAGGCGTCCAGCGGCTCGACGGCGGTGAGCGAGGCCTACTTTGCCCGGCTGCTAGGCCTGCCCTTCGTAGCGGTGATGCCGCGCTCGACTTCAGCCGAGAAGGTCGCGCAGATCGAGTTCTACGGCGGGCGCTGCCACTTCGTGGACCATGCGGGCGAGGTGTACGACGCCGCGCAGCGCATCGCCGATGAGACCGGCGGCCACTACATGGACCAGTTCACCTACGCCGAGCGGGCCACTGACTGGCGCGGCAACAACAACATCGCCGAGAGCATGTTCACGCAGATGCAGCGCGAGCGGCACCCCATTCCGCGCTGGATCGTCGTGGGCGCGGGCACCGGCGGCACCAGCGCCACCATTGGCCGCTATGTGCGCTTTCAGATGTACGAGACGCAGCTGTGCGTGGCCGACCCGGCCGGCTCGGTGTTCAGCGCCTACCACCGCACGGGCGACAAGAGCCTGACGGCGCCCGGCTCGCGCATCGAGGGCATTGGCCGGCCGCGGGTAGAGGCGAGCTTCATCCGCACGCTGGTGGACCGCATGGAAGAGGTGCCGGACGGCGATTCGATTGCTGCCATGCGCGCGCTGTCGCAGATATTGGGCCGGCGCGTCGGGCCTTCGACCGGCACCAACTTTGTCGCCATGCTGGGCATTGCGCGCGAGATGCGCGATGCCGGGCAGCAGGGCTCGATCCTGTCGCTGCTGTGCGACGCGGGCGAGCGTTACCTGGCGACCTACTACGACGACGCCTGGGTGGCGCGCCACGTGGGCGTGTGCGACGACACCAGCTCGCGCGTGAACGCCCTGTTGGCCTGA
- a CDS encoding type II toxin-antitoxin system RelE/ParE family toxin: MAIQCFKCDDTESLFRLERVRRWVNIEVAALRKLRLLHAAHVLHDLRIPPGNRLEALKGDREGQHSIRINDQWRVCFVWTPEGPADVEIVDYH, from the coding sequence ATGGCCATCCAGTGCTTCAAATGCGATGACACGGAGTCACTGTTCAGACTGGAGCGCGTGCGTCGCTGGGTCAACATCGAAGTTGCGGCACTGCGCAAATTGCGCCTTTTGCATGCCGCCCATGTTCTGCACGACTTGCGCATTCCCCCAGGCAATCGACTGGAAGCGCTCAAGGGCGATCGCGAGGGCCAGCACAGCATTCGCATCAATGACCAATGGCGCGTGTGTTTTGTATGGACCCCTGAAGGGCCAGCGGACGTCGAGATCGTTGACTACCACTGA
- a CDS encoding lipocalin-like domain-containing protein: protein MAPLPSAALPGWGLGRRHWMAAMAGSALGVPAGGAWALAPRTLAFPRDHGSHPGLRTEWWYITGHARAAGRLWGFQVTFFRSRVDATQGLQSQFAARQLLFAHAALSDVQGQRLQHDQRIARAGFGIAEASEIDTAVHLRDWHLVRTPTDAPGHSRYRAQVAGDGFALDLTFDSTQPVLLQGSEGLSRKGPEAAQASYYYSQPQLAVRGTLTQGGRRMALEPGGAHDNRAWLDHECSEALLHPEAVGWDWIGMNLQDGRALTAFHLRRADGSQLWAGGSVRAAGAVAAQVFAHDAVAFTPVRHWSSALSGARYPVEWKVETPAGTFSVHALLDDQELDSRGSTGAIYWEGLCELRDAAGRAVGRGYLEMTGYAQRLQLG, encoded by the coding sequence ATGGCCCCCTTGCCTTCCGCTGCGCTGCCCGGCTGGGGCCTGGGCCGCCGCCACTGGATGGCGGCAATGGCAGGCTCGGCGCTGGGTGTGCCGGCCGGCGGCGCGTGGGCGCTGGCGCCGCGCACGCTGGCGTTTCCGCGCGACCACGGCAGCCACCCCGGGCTGCGCACCGAGTGGTGGTACATCACCGGCCATGCGCGCGCTGCGGGGCGGCTGTGGGGTTTTCAGGTGACGTTCTTCCGCTCGCGGGTCGATGCCACGCAGGGGCTGCAGTCGCAGTTCGCGGCCAGACAGTTGCTGTTCGCCCATGCGGCTTTGAGCGACGTGCAGGGCCAGCGGCTGCAGCACGACCAGCGCATCGCGCGGGCGGGCTTCGGCATTGCCGAGGCGTCTGAAATCGACACGGCGGTGCACCTGCGCGACTGGCACCTGGTGCGCACTCCCACTGATGCGCCCGGTCACAGCCGCTACCGCGCGCAGGTGGCGGGCGATGGCTTTGCGCTCGACCTGACCTTTGACAGCACGCAGCCGGTGCTGCTGCAGGGCAGCGAAGGCCTGTCGCGCAAGGGGCCCGAGGCGGCCCAGGCCAGCTACTACTACAGCCAGCCGCAACTGGCGGTGCGCGGCACGCTCACGCAGGGCGGGCGGCGCATGGCGCTGGAGCCCGGCGGCGCGCACGACAACCGCGCCTGGCTGGACCACGAGTGCAGCGAGGCGCTGCTGCACCCCGAGGCGGTGGGCTGGGACTGGATCGGCATGAACCTGCAGGACGGCCGCGCGCTCACGGCGTTCCACCTGCGGCGGGCGGATGGCAGCCAGCTGTGGGCCGGCGGATCGGTGCGGGCGGCGGGCGCGGTGGCCGCGCAGGTCTTTGCGCACGACGCCGTGGCGTTCACCCCGGTGCGGCACTGGAGCAGCGCCCTGAGCGGCGCGCGCTACCCGGTCGAATGGAAGGTGGAGACGCCGGCGGGCACCTTCAGCGTGCACGCGCTGCTGGATGACCAGGAGCTGGACAGCCGGGGCTCCACCGGCGCGATTTACTGGGAAGGGCTGTGCGAGTTGCGCGACGCCGCCGGGCGCGCGGTGGGCCGGGGGTACCTGGAGATGACGGGGTATGCGCAGCGGCTGCAGCTGGGCTGA
- a CDS encoding GIY-YIG nuclease family protein: MSCSEVAAGPTLSEFLFGGKGMAKGNLLSWKKRNNPPEKSKLEYEGAAEKLLQYANDHPSARELTEVKLKAELRRWDIERRAPTIEEIQQRYNYTAEYAIKFLEKLERTRNLRVKKSASKVVKPAKQALAFLTPPALEPTQNKTGEIDGVSSKLVQLNLILEDIRRRYSEEIRNKGEQTNVREGFIYILISPCFPGWVKAGMTIDYDLRLGTYNTSDPLSRFKYVELAWTSDRRGAEQHLLAALQHAAAESRGEWFRLTLEEAVSIFDRFKRIS, translated from the coding sequence GTGAGTTGCTCTGAAGTTGCGGCTGGACCCACGTTGAGTGAATTTTTATTTGGAGGGAAAGGAATGGCGAAAGGGAATCTGTTGAGTTGGAAGAAGCGGAATAATCCTCCTGAAAAGTCCAAGTTGGAATATGAAGGCGCCGCTGAGAAGCTGCTTCAGTATGCGAACGATCATCCCAGTGCGCGCGAGCTAACTGAGGTGAAACTAAAGGCAGAGTTGAGGCGTTGGGACATCGAGCGGCGTGCACCGACTATCGAAGAAATTCAGCAGCGCTACAACTATACGGCAGAGTACGCGATCAAATTTCTTGAAAAGCTAGAGAGAACTCGCAATCTGAGAGTCAAGAAGTCAGCCTCAAAAGTTGTGAAGCCTGCGAAGCAGGCACTCGCGTTCCTAACGCCGCCGGCATTGGAGCCTACGCAGAACAAGACGGGAGAAATAGATGGGGTGAGCAGTAAGCTTGTCCAGCTAAATTTGATTTTGGAAGATATTCGGCGGCGCTACAGTGAAGAAATCAGAAATAAAGGCGAGCAGACAAACGTGAGAGAGGGGTTCATTTACATTTTAATAAGTCCCTGCTTCCCTGGGTGGGTTAAGGCCGGAATGACGATTGATTACGATCTGCGCCTCGGCACCTACAATACGTCTGACCCACTGTCCCGGTTTAAATATGTTGAGCTGGCTTGGACGTCGGATCGTAGAGGTGCAGAGCAGCACCTATTGGCGGCGTTGCAACATGCTGCAGCAGAATCTCGCGGTGAGTGGTTCAGACTGACATTAGAGGAAGCAGTAAGCATTTTCGACAGATTTAAGCGTATATCCTAA
- a CDS encoding branched-chain amino acid ABC transporter permease, which yields MNVKKFAPIGYGLLLLGLIAAPFVGAYPVFVMKLLCFALFASAFNLLLGYTGLLSFGHAAFLGGAAYVTGHSVKAWGVTPEIGLLLGLVSGALLGLVMGWFTIRRQGIYATMITLALAQMLYFAALQLPFTGGEDGLQGVPRGKLFGLIDLSSDLTMYYVCLIVVVAAFLLIVRTIHSPFGQVLKGIKENEPRAISLGYDVNRFKLLAFVISAAIAGLAGSLKTLVLGFATLSDVHWSASGHVVLMTLVGGMGTLSGPLVGSAVVVLLENKIGELGSFLASVTSIDWFNTLGESVTIVTGLIFVVCVLAFRRGIMGELIAWAERRRTRA from the coding sequence ATGAACGTCAAGAAATTCGCTCCCATCGGTTATGGCCTGCTGCTGCTGGGCCTGATCGCCGCGCCCTTCGTGGGCGCCTACCCGGTGTTCGTGATGAAGCTGCTGTGCTTCGCGCTGTTCGCCTCGGCCTTCAACCTGCTGCTGGGCTACACGGGCCTGCTGTCCTTCGGCCACGCGGCCTTCCTGGGCGGCGCGGCCTACGTCACCGGCCACTCCGTCAAGGCCTGGGGCGTGACGCCCGAGATCGGTCTGCTGCTGGGCCTGGTCAGCGGCGCGCTGCTGGGCCTGGTCATGGGCTGGTTCACCATCCGCCGCCAGGGCATCTACGCCACCATGATCACGCTGGCACTGGCGCAGATGCTGTACTTCGCTGCGCTGCAACTGCCCTTCACGGGCGGCGAGGACGGCCTGCAGGGCGTGCCACGCGGCAAGCTGTTCGGCCTGATCGACCTGTCCAGCGACCTGACCATGTACTACGTGTGCCTGATCGTCGTGGTCGCCGCCTTCCTGCTGATCGTGCGCACCATCCATTCGCCCTTCGGGCAGGTGCTCAAGGGCATCAAGGAAAACGAGCCGCGCGCCATCTCGCTGGGCTACGACGTGAACCGCTTCAAGCTGCTGGCCTTCGTCATCTCGGCGGCCATCGCCGGGCTGGCCGGGTCGCTGAAGACCCTGGTGCTGGGCTTTGCCACGCTGTCGGACGTGCACTGGTCGGCCTCGGGCCACGTGGTGCTGATGACGCTGGTGGGCGGCATGGGCACCTTGAGCGGCCCGCTGGTGGGCTCGGCCGTCGTGGTGCTGCTGGAAAACAAGATCGGCGAGCTGGGCAGCTTCCTGGCCAGCGTGACCTCCATCGACTGGTTCAACACCCTGGGCGAGTCGGTCACCATCGTCACCGGCCTGATCTTCGTGGTCTGCGTGCTGGCCTTCCGCCGCGGCATCATGGGCGAGCTGATCGCCTGGGCTGAGCGGCGCCGCACCCGCGCCTGA
- a CDS encoding Hsp20/alpha crystallin family protein, translating to MNALIGRGGLFDDFFKDMNPGFYVRPLHGDPLPSPGQMKVDVHENEGGYLVSAEIPGVPKEEIHVSVDGSIVTLRAEVRQRDEKTEGEKLLRAERYYGSVSRSFQLPADIDADGCQAKYENGVLTLNLPKKQGGRGQRLAIE from the coding sequence ATGAACGCATTGATTGGCCGTGGTGGCCTGTTCGACGATTTCTTCAAGGACATGAACCCGGGCTTCTACGTCCGCCCGCTGCACGGCGACCCACTGCCCAGCCCCGGGCAGATGAAGGTGGACGTGCACGAGAACGAGGGCGGCTATCTGGTCTCGGCCGAGATCCCGGGCGTGCCGAAGGAAGAAATCCACGTCTCGGTGGACGGCAGCATCGTCACCCTGCGCGCCGAGGTGCGTCAGAGGGACGAGAAGACCGAGGGCGAGAAGCTGCTGCGCGCCGAGCGCTACTACGGCAGCGTGTCGCGCAGCTTCCAGCTGCCGGCCGACATCGACGCCGACGGCTGTCAGGCGAAGTACGAGAACGGCGTGCTGACGTTGAACCTGCCCAAGAAGCAGGGCGGCCGCGGCCAGCGCCTGGCCATCGAGTAA
- a CDS encoding HigA family addiction module antitoxin, with the protein MTEQLTLPTPGEILATEFLEPLGITQYRLAQAILVPQSRIAAIIKDGRVITADTALRLARFFGTSVEFWMSLQGQYDADTARLKLGEELEAIEPFAAAG; encoded by the coding sequence ATGACCGAACAGCTGACGCTTCCGACCCCCGGCGAGATCCTCGCCACTGAGTTCCTGGAGCCTCTGGGCATCACACAGTACCGGCTGGCCCAGGCCATCCTTGTACCGCAGAGCCGCATCGCCGCCATCATCAAGGATGGCCGGGTGATCACGGCAGATACGGCGCTGCGGCTGGCGCGATTCTTCGGCACGTCGGTGGAGTTCTGGATGAGCCTGCAGGGCCAGTACGACGCCGACACCGCCAGGCTCAAACTGGGCGAAGAGCTGGAAGCCATCGAGCCGTTCGCAGCGGCTGGGTAA
- a CDS encoding branched-chain amino acid ABC transporter permease, translated as MEFFGVSMPAMMSQLLLGLVNGSFYAILSLGLAVIFGLLNVINFAHGALFMLGALTTWMALNYLGINYWVMLILGPLVVGVVGVLIERLLLRWIYKLDHLYGLLLTLGLTMLIEGVFRSIYGVSGLGYDTPELLEGATSLGFMIMPNYRAWVVVASLVVCIATWYVIEKTKLGAYLRAGTENPRLVEAFGVNVPVMITLTYAFGAALAAFAGVLAAPIYQVTPLMGQNLIIVVFAVVVIGGMGSIMGSILTGLGLGIIEGFTKVFYPEASSTVVFVIMAIVLLIRPAGLFGKEK; from the coding sequence ATGGAATTTTTTGGTGTCTCCATGCCGGCCATGATGAGCCAGCTCCTGCTGGGGCTGGTCAATGGCTCGTTCTATGCCATCCTCAGCCTGGGGCTGGCCGTCATCTTCGGCCTGCTCAACGTGATCAACTTCGCGCACGGCGCGCTGTTCATGCTGGGCGCCCTGACCACCTGGATGGCGCTGAACTACCTCGGCATCAACTACTGGGTGATGCTGATCCTGGGGCCGCTGGTGGTAGGGGTGGTGGGGGTGCTCATCGAGCGCCTGCTGCTGCGCTGGATCTACAAGCTCGATCACCTGTACGGCCTGCTGCTCACCCTGGGCCTGACCATGCTGATCGAGGGCGTGTTCCGCTCGATCTACGGCGTCTCGGGCCTGGGGTATGACACGCCCGAGCTGCTGGAAGGCGCCACCAGCCTGGGCTTCATGATCATGCCCAACTACCGCGCCTGGGTGGTGGTGGCCTCGCTGGTGGTGTGCATCGCCACCTGGTACGTGATCGAAAAGACCAAGCTGGGCGCCTACCTGCGCGCCGGCACCGAAAACCCGCGCCTGGTCGAGGCCTTCGGCGTGAACGTGCCCGTCATGATCACGCTGACCTACGCCTTCGGCGCGGCGCTGGCGGCCTTTGCCGGGGTGCTGGCCGCGCCCATTTACCAGGTCACGCCGCTGATGGGGCAAAACCTCATCATTGTGGTGTTCGCCGTGGTCGTGATCGGTGGCATGGGCTCCATCATGGGCTCCATCCTCACCGGCCTGGGCCTGGGGATCATCGAGGGCTTCACCAAGGTGTTCTACCCGGAAGCGTCCTCCACCGTGGTGTTCGTCATCATGGCCATCGTTTTGCTCATCCGCCCCGCCGGCCTGTTCGGCAAAGAAAAGTGA